Below is a window of Mycolicibacterium chitae DNA.
CCCGGAGACCTCGCGGAACAAGAAGGGCAGCGTGTGGATCCTGTCGCTGGACGGCGAAAAGCTCATCGCCGCCGACCATGTCGAGAGTCCGCTGGCACTTCGCTGAGAGTTCCCTGCACACACGAATACGCCGCGGGAGCCGAACTCCCGCGGCGCATTCAGTGGTGCTGCCGCCCTACTTGCGACCCTTCTTGGCCGGCGCCTTACGCGCCGGAGCCTTGGTCGCGGCCTTGCGGGCGGGTGCCTTCTTGGCGACGGCCTTCTTGGCCGGTGCGGCCTTCTTGGCGGCGGTCTTGCGGGCCGGTGCCGCCTTCTTGACCGCAGCCTTCTTGGCCGGTGCCGCCTTCTTGGCAGCGGTCTTCTTGGCCGGGGTGGCCTTCTTGACCGCAGCCTTCTTGGCCGGTGCCGCCTTCTTGGCGGCGGTCTTCTTGGCGGCTACCTTCTTGGCCGGTGCGGCCTTCTTGGCGGCCGTCTTCTTCGCGGCCTTCTTGGCCGCCGTCTTCTTGGCGGGGCCCGCCACGACGCCACGCTTGACTGCCGGACCGTCGGCCGGGAGCTTTTGTGCGCCAGAGACAACCGCCTTGAATTGCGCCCCCGGGCGGAACGCCGGAACCGAGGTCGGCTTCACCTTCACCGTCTCACCAGTGCGGGGATTGCGCGCAACCCGGGCGGCGCGCCTGCGCTGCTCGAATACGCCGAAGCCGGTGATCGTCACGCTGTCGCCCTTGTGCACGGCGCGCACAATGGTGTCGACGACATGCTCCACCGCGGCGGTGGCCTGACGACGGTCCGAGCCCAGTTTCTCCGTGAGTACGTCGATGAGCTCTGCTTTGTTCATCCAAAAACCTCCGAAACCAGTGGCCCTCTTTGGACCGACTAGTGGACACGGTAAACCCTGCTATGCCTGATTTCCAAGAGCCACGCGCGGTTTCAGGTAATGCCAGCGAACTTTTTTTCAATCCGATTGGGGCCCTAGGCCTCATGGCGGGGCGCCGCAGAAGTCCATTCAGCTGGCGTCAATTCGGAAGTTTCGACAGGCTCAGGGGGCCGGCAGGGTCTTCGGCTTCCAACTCGGGCGCGCCGCCTCGTAGGCCGTGATCGAATCTTGTTTCCGCAGCGTAAGGCCTATATCGTCGAGCCCCTCGAGCAGCCGCCAGGCGGTGTAATCGTCAATGTTGAACGGCACCACCGCCGTTCCGGCGACGATATTTCGATCTTGAAGATTGACAGTGATTTCCAGCCCCGGGCTCTGCTCGATGAGCTTCCACAGCAGTTCCACATCATCGGCAGAAACTTGTGCGGCCAACAGACCGGCCTTTCCGGCATTGCCCCGGAAAATGTCGGCGAAGCGGGGCGAGATGACCACCCGGAAGCCGAAGTCCATGAGTGCCCACACGGCGTGCTCGCGTGAGGATCCGGTGCCGAAATCCGGTCCGGCGACCAACACCGAGCCCCGATCGAAGGGACTCAGATTCAATACAAAGCTCGGATCCTTGCGCCATTCGGCGAACAATCCGTCCTCGAAACCCGTTCGGGTGACGCGCTTCAGGTAGACCGCCGGAATGATCTGATCGGTGTCGACATTGGCCCGTCGCAGCGGAACTCCGATGCCGGTGTGGGTGTCAAAGGCTTCCATCTTTTATCCGCTCCAGTCTTCTAGTTCAGATCGTCCGGCGAGGACAGCGTGCCGCGCACCGCCGTTGCGGCGGCCACCACCGGGGATACCAGGTGAGTTCGGCCACCTTTGCCCTGTCGCCCTTCGAAGTTGCGGTTCGACGTCGAGGCGCAGCGCTGCCCGGGCGAGAGCTGATCCGGGTTCATGCCCAGACACATCGAGCAGCCCGCCTGCCGCCACTCGGCGCCGGCGGCCACGAAAACCTCGCCGAGGCCTTCGGCTTCGGCCTGCGCGCGCACCCGCATCGAACCGGGCACCACCAGCATCCGGACCCCGTCGGCGACCTTGCGGCCGCGCAGCACCTCGGCCGTCGCCCGCAGATCCTCGATGCGGCCGTTGGTGCACGACCCGACGAACACCGTGTCGACCGCGATCTCGCGCATCGGCGTGCCAGGCGTCAAATCCATGTACGTCAGCGCCTTCTCGGCGGACTGCTTGGCCGCGTCGTCGGTCATCATCTCCGGATCGGGCACCGTCGCCGACAGCGGAACGCCCTGCCCCGGATTGGTGCCCCAGGTGACGAACGGGCTCAGGGCAGCCGCGTCGATGTAGACCTCGGTGTCGAACTCGGCGCCCTCGTCGGTGCGCAACTGATCCCAGGCGGCCACCGCTGCATCCCAATCGGCACCCTTCGGCGCGTGCGGCCGGCCCTTCAGGAACTCGTAGGTGGTCTGGTCCGGGGCGACCATGCCGGCGCGGGCACCCGCCTCGATGCTCATGTTGCACACCGTCATCCGGCCCTCCATCGACAGCGCCTCGATGGCGCTGCCGCGGTACTCGATGACGTGGCCCTGTCCCCCGCCGGTGCCGATCTTGGCGATCACGGCCAGGATGATGTCCTTGGCCGTCACGCCGGCCGGCAGGGTGCCGTCGACGTTGACCGCCATGGTCTTGAAGGGCTTGAGCGGCAACGTCTGGGTGGCCAGCACGTGCTCGACCTCGGAAGTCCCGATGCCCATGGCCAGCGCGCCGAACGCGCCGTGCGTGGAGGTGTGGCTGTCCCCGCACACCACCGTCGTGCCCGGCTGGGTCAGGCCCAGCTGCGGTCCGATGATGTGCACGATGCCCTGTTCGACATCGCCCATGGGGTGCAGCCGGATGCCGAATTCCTCGCAGTTGCGCCGCAGCGTCTCGACCTGCGTGCGCGAGACCGGGTCGGCGATCGGCTTGTCGATGTCCACGGTCGGGACGTTGTGATCCTCGGTGGCGATCGTGAGATCGGGGCGACGCACCGGGCGGCCGGCCAGGCGCAGACCGTCGAACGCCTGCGGGCTGGTCACCTCGTGGACGAGGTGCAGGTCGATGTAGATCAAGTCGGGTTCGCCGTCGCCGGAGGCGACGACATGGTCCGCCCAGACCTTCTCGGCCATGGTGCGCGGAACAGAATTGGTGGCCATCACATCTCGATTCCCCCGCGGTGCCGATCGGGCTGGCAATCTCAGCATGCGGGACGTTAGTATCTCTCTGTGAGACAGGATAGCGGCATTGGCGTTCTGGACAAAGCCGTCGGCGTGCTTCATTCCATCGCGGATTCCCCGTGCGGCCTCGCCGAGCTGTGTGAACGCACCGGACTCCCCCGGGCCACCGCCCACCGCCTGGCCGCGGGCCTGGAGACGCACCGATTGCTCGCGCGCGACGGCGAGGGCCGGTGGCGGCTGGGTCCCGCGCTGACCGAACTCGCCGCCCACGTCAACGATCCGCTGCTGGCCGCCAGTGCGGCGGTACTGCCCGAACTGCGCGAGATCACCGGCGAGAGCGTGCAGTTGTACCGCCGCGAGGGCACCTCACGGATCTGCGTCGCCGCCCTGGAACCGCCCTCGGGCCTGCGCGACACGGTCCCGGTCGGGGCGCGGATGCCGATGACCGCCGGGTCGGGCGCCAAGGTGCTGCTGGCCTACAGCGATGCGGACACCCAACAGGCCGTGCTCTCGGAGGCCAAGTTCACCGACCGCGCCCTGGCCGAGGTGCGTAAGCGCGGTTGGGCGCAGAGCGCCGCCGAACGCGAACCCGGGGTGGCCAGCGTGTCGGCTCCGGTGCGCGACGCCAAGGGTGCGGTGATAGCGGCGATTTCGGTGTCCGGCCCCATCGACCGGATGGGCCGGCGCCCCGGCGTCCGGTGGGCCACCGACCTGCTCGCGGCGGCCGACGCGGTGACCCGCCGGCTCTAACGTCGGCGCAGCGCGTACCCCCCGGCCCCCACGGCCAGGACGAACACGCCGGCCAGCACGGCGGTGAGCGGAAGCGCGAATGCCAGTGCCAGACAGCCCGACATCCCGACCACCGGGATCACCCCGGCCGCCCGGCCGCCGCTGCCGCGCAGCGTGAACGCCGCGGCATTGGCGATCGCGTAGTAGACCAGCACCCCGAACGACGAGAATCCGATGGCGGCCCGCAGGTCGACCGTCGCCGCCAGCACGGCGACCACCGCGCCCACCGCGAGTTCGGCGCGGTGCGGCACGCCGAACCGAGGATGCACCGCGGCCAACGACGTTGGCAGATACCGGTCCCGCGCCATGGCCAAGACGGTGCGCGAAACCCCGAGCAGCAGCGCCAACAGCGAACCGACCGCGGCGATCACCGCCGTCGCCGCCACCACCGGCATCAGCGCCGGCGCGCCGGCCGCCTCGACCGCCGCCACCAGCGGGGCCGCCGAGGCCGCCAACCGTTGCGGGCCAAGCACGCTCAGCACCGCCACGGCGACGACGCCGTAGCAGAGCACCGCCACCGACAGGGCGATCAGGATCGCCCGTGGGATGACCCGGGTGGGCTCGCGCACCTCCTCGCCCAGGGTGGCGATACGGGCGTACCCGGCGAAGGCGAAGAACAACAGCGCCGCCGACTGCAGCACGCCCGGCACCGACGCGGGCGTTGCGGCCGCCGCCGGTTCCGCGCTGTGCCCCGACGTGAACACCGTCACCGCGACAGCGCCGAGCACCGTCAGCACGACGCCGACGATGACCCGGGTCACCAATGCCGACTTCTGCACGCCCAGGTAGTTGATCACCGTGACGACAATCACGGCCGCCACCGCAACGGCCTGCGGCGCGGCCGGCCATGCGTAATGGCCCACCGTCAGCGCGATGGCCGCACACGAGGCGATCTTGCCGACGACGAAGCCCCAGCCCGCCAGGTAGCCCCAGAAGTCACCGAGCCGTCGTCGGCCGTAGATGTAGGCGCCGCCGGAGACCGGGTACCGGATCGCAAGGCGCGCCGAGGAGATGGCGTTGCAGTAGGCGATGGCCGCCGCGAGGACCAACCCGATCAGCAACGCCGGGCCCGCGGCCCCGGCCGCGGGGGCCAGGGCGGCGAAGATGCCCGCCCCCAGCATTGCGCCCAGCCCGACCATGACGGCGTCGACGAGTCCTAGCCTGCGCGGCAAGCCAACTGGGCCCACGCGGTTGACCCTACTTCGCCGCTGGGCCCTATGCAGCGCGGCGACCTGACACACTGACGCGATGGGAACCAATCAACGCGCACAGATCGTCATGTCTGACGACGAGATCACCGAGTTCGTCGCCACCAGTCGCACCGGGACGCTGGCCACCGTCGGCCCCGACGGACAACCGCACCTGGTGGCCATGTGGTACGGGATCGTCGACGGCGAGATCTGGTTGGAGACCAAGATCAAGTCGCAGAAGGCGGTGAACCTGCGGCGCGATCCGCGGTTCACTTTCATGATCGAGGCCGGCGACACCTACGACAGCCTGCGCGGGGTGTCGTTCGAGGGGACCGTCGAGATCACCGACGACCCGGACACCATTCTGCGAGTGGGGATCAGCGTGTGGGAGCGCTACACCGGGCCCTACACCGAGGAGATGCGGCCCGCCGTCGACATGATGATGAACAAGCGGGTCGCTGTGCGGTTGGTCACCACGCGCACGCGGTCCTGGGATCACCGCAAGCTCGGAATGCCCGCGATGCCGTTGTCCGGGTCGACCGCGCCGCAGGGCTGAAGCCACGAGGCCCGGAGACCAAATCGGCCGGCCCAGATGGGCCGGCCGATGTATTGGTACCCCCGATGGGATTCGAACCCACGCTACCGCCGTGAGAGGGCGGCGTCCTAGGCCGCTAGACGACGGGGGCTAGAACTTCCGGAGGGTCAGCATAGCCGAACCTGTGCGGCTGACCTAATCCTGAAGAATCGCTTCGCTTCAGCTGGGGTACCAGGACTCGAACCTAGAATGGCTGAACCAGAATCAGCTGTGTTGCCAATTACACCATACCCCAATTTCGACCTATTTCCGCTGGTAGAAGTATCTTTCGACGACTTCACACCGTCCTCGGACGCCTCCGCACCAGCCGTCATGGGCCGACGAGCAGACTATCAAAGATTCTCGGGTGCAATTACCACCGGCCTCACTGGAGCCCGGCGCGCGCCGCCCGCAACCGCGCCAAGCTGCGGTCACGGCCCAGCAGTTGCATCGATTCGAACAGCGGCGGGCTCACCAGGGACCCGGTGATGGCCACCCGCACCGGTCCGAAGGCCTTACGCGGTTTGAGCTCCAGGCCGTCGATCAGGCTGGTCTTCAGCGCGGTCTCGATGCCCTCGGTGCTCCACTGCCCGAGCGCCTCCAGCGCGGCCACCGCGGCGTCGAGCACCGGTGCGGCAGCGGCGCCGAGTTCCTTGCCGGCCGCCTTGGGGTCGATCTCGTAGGAGCCGTCGCCGAAGAACTTCAGCAGGCCCCAGGCGTCGCCGAGCACCACGACCCGGGTCTGGACCAACGCGGCTGCCTCGGCGAAGCCGGCGTCGTCGAGCCCGGTGTCGTGGCCGTGGGCCTCGAAGTAGGCCCGTAGTCGCGCGGTGAAGTCGGCGGCGTCGAGCAGGCGGAGGTGTTCGGCGTTGAGCGCGTCGGCCTTCTTCTGGTCGAACCGGGCGGGGTTGGAGTTGACGTCGACGACGTCGAACGCGGCGATCATCTCCTCGATGGTGAAGATGTCGCGATCGTCGGCGATCGACCAGCCCAACAGGGCAAGGTAATTGAGCAGACCCTCCGGGATGAACCCGCGATCGCGGTGCAGGAACAGGTTGGACTGCGGATCGCGCTTGGATAGTTTCTTGTTGCCCTCGCCGAGCACCGGCGGCAGATGCGCGAACTGCGGGGTGGCCTCGGCGACCCCGATCCGGATCAGCGCCGCGTACAGCGCCAACTGCCGCGGTGTCGACGGCAGCAGGTCCTCGCCGCGCAGCACGTGGGTGATCTTCATCAGGGCGTCGTCGACGGGATTGACCAACGTGTACAACGGATCTCCGCTGCCGCGCGTCAGCGCGAAGTCGGGCACCGACCCGGCCGGGTAGGTGGTTTCGCCGCGCACCAGGTCATGCCAGCTCAGGTCGGTATCGGGCATCCGCAGCCGGACAACGGGTTTGCGGCCCTGCGCGCGGAAGCTCTCGCGCTGTTCCGCGGTGAGGTCGCGGTCGAAGTTGTCGTAGCCCAGCTTGGGATTGCGGCCGGCGGCGACGTGGCGCGCCTCGACCTCCTCGGCGGTGGAGTACGCCTCGTAGGCCTCCCCCGCCGCCAGCAGGCGCTCGATCACATCGAGGTAGATCTCCCGGCGCTGCGACTGCCGGTAGGGCCCGTACGGCCCGCCGACCTCGGGGCCCTCGTCCCAGTCCAGGCCCAGCCACCGCAGCGCGTCCAGCAGCGCCAGGTAGCTCTCCTCGCTGTCGCGGGCGGCGTCGGTGTCCTCGATGCGGAACACGAACGCGCCGCCGGTGTGGCGGGCGTAGGCCCAGTTGAACAGCGCGGTGCGGATCAGCCCGACGTGCGGGGTACCCGTCGGCGACGGACAGAACCGAACCCGGACAGCAGAATTGGTCGACATCACTTTCCTTTGCGCACAACGGGATTGGTCAGGGTGCCGATGCCCGAGACCGTGACGCTGACGGTGTCGCCGTCCTCGAGCGGACCGACCCCCTCGGGGGTGCCGGTCAGGATGAGGTCACCGGGCAGCAGGGTCATCACCGACGAGACCCACTCGATGATGGCGCCGATGTCGTGGATCATCAGCGCGGTGCTGGACTGCTGGCGCACCTGGCCGTTGACCTCGGTGCGCAACTCCAGGTCCGACGGGTCCAGATCGGTGACGATCCACGGGCCCACCGGGCAGAACGTGTCGTGCCCCTTGGCCCGGGTCCACTGCCCGTCGTGCTTCTGCTGATCGCGCGCGGACACGTCGTTGGCAATGGTGTAGCCCAGGATGTTCTCGGCCGCCCGCGCCGCGGGCACGTCCTTGCAGGGCCGGCCGATGACCGCGGCGAGTTCGCCCTCGTGGTGCACCGGGTTGGCGCCGGCGGGCAGCTGGATGGGCACGCCGGGGCCGACGATGGCGGTGTTGGGCTTGAGGAAGATCACCGGATCGTCCGGGGCCACACCACCCATCTCCGCGGCGTGGGCGGCGTAGTTCTTGCCCATGCAGATCACCTTGCTGGCCAGGATGGGGGCCAGCAGCCGGACGTCGGCCAGCGGCCAGGCCCGGCCGGTGAACGTCGGTGTGCCGAACGGATGTTCGGCAATTTCCTGGCAGGTTTCCTGGCCGGCATCCCCTTCGATACTGACGAAGGCGACGCCGTCTGGGCTGGCGATTCGACCTAGGCGCATTGGTCCAGCCTAGTCGGGGGACTCAGTCGGGCGTGCCGCTGACCCGGGGCGCGGTGACCATCGCCACCAGGAAGTTCTCCAGGTGCTCGCGGGTGATGTCGGGCTCGCCCTGCAGCCAGCCGGTGACGAGGTCGAAGCCCCCGGCGACCAGCGTCAGCGCCGCCAGGTCCAGGTCGGGGTCCAGGGCCTGCTGGCCGGCCAGCAGCGCGCGGCCCTGCTCGGCCATGATCTGCGCCAACGACTTGATCAGGTCGCGCCGCCGGGCGCGCAGACCCTCGGTGGCCTGCGAGCCGATGAGCAGCGGCCCGCGCCGGGGGTCCGCGGTCAGATGCCGCAGACCGGTCCCGATCGCGGCGCGCGCCCGCACCATCGGGTCCGGCGGATTCTGCGCGATCGCGGCCAGCATGACCGTCGAGGCCAGCGCAATCTGCTCGTCGAACAGCGCCAACAGCAATTCGTCTGTGGTGCGGAAGCTTTCGTAGAAGTACCGGTCGTTGAGCCGGGCGGCCGAGCACACCCCGCGGACGGTGATCCCGCCGACGCCGACCTCGCCCACCAACCCGAGCGCCGCGTCCATCAGGGCGGCCCGCCGCTTCGAGCGGCGCTCCCCGGAGGTGGCGCCGCCGTAGGTGCGCGCCCGCGTCGACATGACCTCGATTGTCGCACCCACTACCTTGACCGACCCCCCATTCTGGTGAAGACTGTCACCACATGGGCCCCACTCCCGAGAAGTTGCCGAATCCACCGGCGCTGACGGTATTCCCGTTCAGCCTGTTCATGCGCCTGCTGCCCGGCCAGGACGTGCGCGCGACGGCCCCGCAACGCGAGTCGTTCCGCCGCTTCGCCGACCTCGGCGATCCGCTGGCCGACGACCTCGTCGCGATGATCCAGCGCCTGCCCACCGGGCAGGGCCGGGCGATGTTCGAGACCGCCGTCGAGCAGGGCGTCGACGCGGTGCCGGATCCGCCCGAGGAGCTGGTGGCCTTCTTCGCCTCCGTCGACGACCAGCCGTACTGGCTCGACCACGACAAGCTGGAGTTGGCCGCGCGGGTCACCATGCGCACCGGCGTCGTCGGCATCGGCCTGGCGCTGCCCGGCTTGGCGCTCACCGGCGGGTATCTGGCATCCAAGGCCGACAAGCCCCTAGTGGGCACCGGCGATCTGCAGCGGATGGCGCCGCGGCGGCTCAACGAGACCGCCACCTGGTACATCGACGTGACCTCGCCGGGCGGGCTGGACCGCTTCGCCGACGGCTTCACCGGCACGCTGCGCGTGCGACTGATGCACGCCCTGGTGCGCGCGGCGATGAATCGGCGCGAGGACTGGGACTACGACAACTGGGACGCCCCGGTCAACCAGGTGCAACTGGCGGGCACGCTGATGCTGTTCTCGCTGGCCAACCTCGCCGGCTGCCAGGCCATGGGGATGCGGTTCTCCGATCGCGAGCGCGACGCGGTGTTCCACTTCTGGCGCTACGTGGGACTACTGATGGGCGTGCACCCCGAACTGGTCCCCACCTCGGAGGCCGACACCTGGCGGCTGTTCTGGCTCGAGGCCGACACCGAGTTCGAACCGGACGAGGACTCCTTCCTGCTGGCCCAGGCGCTGCACGCCGACCGCGACGAGGGCTGGGCGACCGAACTGGGACGCGCGTACCTGTCGTCCTACAGCCGACTGATCCTGGGCAAGACCAACGCCGACCGCCTCGGCTTGGTCGACAACAAGGGATTGCAGGCCGCGGTGCTGGCGACCTCGGCGCTCAACCGGGCCTTGGAATATCGCCGCCTGCTGCCCGGAATGACCTGGCTCAGTGAGGAATTGGGGCAGCGGGCCCGCAAGGGACTGGTGTCGCGCGGACTGATGGAGACCGGCGGCGACCGCAGCTACGGCCGCCACGATCAGCTCGCCGCGACGGGATAGCCACCTGCCGTTCACCTGCGGTACCCGAACCGCTCATCTGGGCCCGCCACGCTCAGCGGCGCTGACGCGCGACAACTTGGAGGCTGCAACGTGGCAAGAGCGAAGGTGGGACCGACCCTGGCAGCGATGAGCGCGGTGGCGCTCGTGGCGGCCGCCTGTTCCTCCGGTGAACCGGAACCGGAACCGGACCCGCGACCGGCAGCCCCCCTCGCCACCTCGCCCATCGACTGGAACCTGCCGGCCGCCGAGCGCTATCACCGGCTGGCCACCTACCCCGTCTACCTCAACCGTCCGCCCGCCGAACCCGCCGAGACCGAGACCGTCGCGGAGATCTCGGCGGTCACCGAGGACGGCAACACCGTCATCTACACCGACGCCACCGCCAAGCGGGTGGGATTCGTCGACATCACCGATCCGGCCAACCCAGCGGGCCGGGGCACCCTGTCGCTGGCCGAACTCGGCAACGCCGACGATCAGCCCACCTCGGTGGCCGTGGCCGGCGAGCACCTCATCGTCGTCGTCGACACCACCGGCGGGGATTTCGCCAACCCGTCGGGTCGCATCGACGTGGTGCGCATCGCCGATCGCAGCCGCGTGCACAGCATCGACCTTGGCGGACAACCGGATTCGATCGCGGTCAGCCCCGACGGGTCGTTCGCCGCGATCGCCGTCGAGAACCAGCGCGACGAGGAGTTCACCCCGGACGGGGGCGACGAGGGCGACCTGCCCCAGCCGCCAACAGGATTCGTCACCATCGTCGACCTCGACGGCGCACCGCAGGACTGGTCGGCCCGCAAGGTCGAATTCGACGTCGAGGCTGCCCGCGCGGCCGGCCTGGACACGCCAGCGGACCTCGAACCCGAGTACGTCGCCGTCAACTCGCGCGGCCAGATCGCGGTGACCCTGCAGGAGAACAACGGCATCGCCGTCATCGACGGCCCGACCGGTGAGGTCCGCTCGATCTTCTCCGCCGGCACCCAGTCGGTCGAGGGCATCGACACCGCCGAGGACGGCACCATCGACCAGACCGGCTCCATCACCGACACCCCGCGGGAACCGGACGCGATCGCCTGGGCCGACGACACCCACGTCGCGACCGCCAACGAGGGCGACTGGAAGGGCGGCACCCGCGGCTGGACCGTGTTCGACACCACCACCGGCGAGGTGGTCTGGGACGCGGGTAGCTCGTTCTCCGAACTGGCCGTGCTGACCGGGCTGCACATCGAGAGCCGCGCCGAGGCCAAGGGCCCGGAGCCCGAGGGCCTCGCGGTCACCGAGATCGACGGGCGCCCGGTGGCGCTGGTGGGCTCCGAGCGCAGCAACTTCGTCGCGGTCTACGACATCAGCGACGTCACCGAGCCGGTGTTCCGCCAGGTCCTGCCGGCCACCAACGGCCCCGAAGGGCTGCTGCCGGTCCCCCAGCGCGACCTGTTCGTCATCGCCTCCGAGGCCGACGACGCCGAGGCCCGAATCCGCGCCGCCGTCACCGTTTACGGCTACGGCGAACAGTTCGAGGCCGACGGCGGGGTGCCCCCGTTCCCGTCGATCGTCTCCGGTGCCGTCGACGGCGTGCCGATCGGCTGGGGCGCGCTCGGCGCGCTGAGCGCCGACCCGTCGGACGAGAACCGGCTCTTCACCGCGACCGACGACGCCTACGGGCCCGCACGGGTGCTCGGCGTGGACGTTTCGGTGACGCCGGCGCTGATCGACCGCGAGATTGTCATCACCGACGACGGCGAGCCCGTCACCCTGGACATCGAGGGGCTGGCCGCGCACCCCGACGGCGGGTTCTACCTGGCCGTGGAGGGCTCCGAGGGCGCGGACAACGAACTGGTGCGGGTGGCCGCCGACGGTGCGATCAGCGAGCGGATCGCGCTGCCGGCCGACATCGCCGACGCGTTGGGCAGCCAGGGCCTCGAAGGGGTCGCGGTCGACGGCGACACCGTCTGGGTCGCGCTGCAGCGCGAACTGTCCACCGACCCGGCGGGCATCGCCCGGATCGGCAAGTACACCGCCGAGACCAGTGAATGGCAGTGGTATGGCTACCAACTGGAGACCACCGAGCATCCGGACGACTGGATCGGCCTGTCCGAGATCGTCGTGCACGACGGCGCCCTGCTGCTCGTCGAGCGCGACAAGCTCAATGGCCCGGACGCCCGCGTGAAGGCGCTCTACTCCGTGGCGATCCCCACCGACGCCGGGGTCACCGGCGCCGACGAGCAACCGCAGGTGCTGACCAAGACCTTGGCGCGCGACCTGCTGCCGGATCTGCGCGCCACCAACGGCTGGGTGCAGGAGAAGGTCGAGGGCGCCGCCGTGGCCGGCAACGGGAAGCTGTACGTGGTCACCGACAACGACGGCCTCGATGACGCCTCCGGCGAGACGGTGTTCCTGGAGATGATGGCACCATAGCCGGGTGACCGACGGCGATATCAGCACGAGGCGCCGTTGGTCGATGCTGGTGATCGCGTTGGCCGCGACGCTGTTCGCCAACGTCTTCATCAATGGCACCGCCTTCCTGATCCCGACGCTGCACAGCGAACGCGGGCTGGACTTCGCCCAGGCCGGCCTGATGGTCGCGATGCCCAGCTTCGGGATGGTGGTGACGCTGCTGGCGTGGGGCTACGTGGTGGACCGCATCGGCGAGCGGTTCGTGCTGGCCGCCGGTTCGGCGCTGACCGCGGCCGCCGCCCTGGGGGCCGCGTCAGTCGATTCGCTGCCCGCGGTCGCGGTGTTCCTGTTCCTCGGCGGCATGGCGGCGGCCAGCAGCAACACCGCCAGCGCGCGGGTGGTGGTGGGCTGGTTCCCGCCGCATCAGCGCGGGCTGGTCATGGGCATCCGGCAGACCGCCCAACCGCTCGGGGTGGCGTTGGGCGCCTTGGTGATTCCCCAGCTCGCCGAGTCCCGCGGGGTTTCGGCGGCGTTGCTGTTCCCGGCCGGGGTGTGCGCGCTGGCCGCGGTGATCACCGCCGTCGGGGTGCTCGATCCCCCGCGCCCGCCGCGCGCCGAGGCGCACCACACCGAACTCGCGAACCCCTACCGGGGATCGTCCACGCTGTGGCGGATCCACGTCGTCTCGGTGCTACTGGTCATCCCGCAGTCGCTGGTGTGGACCTTCACCCTGGTGTGGCTGATGGCCGACCGCGGATGGTCGGCAGCCTCGGCGGGCGCCATCGTGACCGTCGCCCAGATCCTCGGCGCCGCAGGGCGAATCGCCGCCGGCCGCTGGTCGGACATCGTCGGCTCGCGGCTGGGCCCGGTCCGCATCATCGCGTTCGCGGCCGGGGTGTCGATGGGACTGCTCGCCCTGACCGATCACCTGGGCTCGTCGTGGGCCATCGCGATCATGATGGTGGCCTCGACCGTGACGGTCTCCGACAACGGCC
It encodes the following:
- a CDS encoding oxygenase MpaB family protein, giving the protein MGPTPEKLPNPPALTVFPFSLFMRLLPGQDVRATAPQRESFRRFADLGDPLADDLVAMIQRLPTGQGRAMFETAVEQGVDAVPDPPEELVAFFASVDDQPYWLDHDKLELAARVTMRTGVVGIGLALPGLALTGGYLASKADKPLVGTGDLQRMAPRRLNETATWYIDVTSPGGLDRFADGFTGTLRVRLMHALVRAAMNRREDWDYDNWDAPVNQVQLAGTLMLFSLANLAGCQAMGMRFSDRERDAVFHFWRYVGLLMGVHPELVPTSEADTWRLFWLEADTEFEPDEDSFLLAQALHADRDEGWATELGRAYLSSYSRLILGKTNADRLGLVDNKGLQAAVLATSALNRALEYRRLLPGMTWLSEELGQRARKGLVSRGLMETGGDRSYGRHDQLAATG
- the gltX gene encoding glutamate--tRNA ligase, with product MSTNSAVRVRFCPSPTGTPHVGLIRTALFNWAYARHTGGAFVFRIEDTDAARDSEESYLALLDALRWLGLDWDEGPEVGGPYGPYRQSQRREIYLDVIERLLAAGEAYEAYSTAEEVEARHVAAGRNPKLGYDNFDRDLTAEQRESFRAQGRKPVVRLRMPDTDLSWHDLVRGETTYPAGSVPDFALTRGSGDPLYTLVNPVDDALMKITHVLRGEDLLPSTPRQLALYAALIRIGVAEATPQFAHLPPVLGEGNKKLSKRDPQSNLFLHRDRGFIPEGLLNYLALLGWSIADDRDIFTIEEMIAAFDVVDVNSNPARFDQKKADALNAEHLRLLDAADFTARLRAYFEAHGHDTGLDDAGFAEAAALVQTRVVVLGDAWGLLKFFGDGSYEIDPKAAGKELGAAAAPVLDAAVAALEALGQWSTEGIETALKTSLIDGLELKPRKAFGPVRVAITGSLVSPPLFESMQLLGRDRSLARLRAARAGLQ
- a CDS encoding esterase-like activity of phytase family protein translates to MSAVALVAAACSSGEPEPEPDPRPAAPLATSPIDWNLPAAERYHRLATYPVYLNRPPAEPAETETVAEISAVTEDGNTVIYTDATAKRVGFVDITDPANPAGRGTLSLAELGNADDQPTSVAVAGEHLIVVVDTTGGDFANPSGRIDVVRIADRSRVHSIDLGGQPDSIAVSPDGSFAAIAVENQRDEEFTPDGGDEGDLPQPPTGFVTIVDLDGAPQDWSARKVEFDVEAARAAGLDTPADLEPEYVAVNSRGQIAVTLQENNGIAVIDGPTGEVRSIFSAGTQSVEGIDTAEDGTIDQTGSITDTPREPDAIAWADDTHVATANEGDWKGGTRGWTVFDTTTGEVVWDAGSSFSELAVLTGLHIESRAEAKGPEPEGLAVTEIDGRPVALVGSERSNFVAVYDISDVTEPVFRQVLPATNGPEGLLPVPQRDLFVIASEADDAEARIRAAVTVYGYGEQFEADGGVPPFPSIVSGAVDGVPIGWGALGALSADPSDENRLFTATDDAYGPARVLGVDVSVTPALIDREIVITDDGEPVTLDIEGLAAHPDGGFYLAVEGSEGADNELVRVAADGAISERIALPADIADALGSQGLEGVAVDGDTVWVALQRELSTDPAGIARIGKYTAETSEWQWYGYQLETTEHPDDWIGLSEIVVHDGALLLVERDKLNGPDARVKALYSVAIPTDAGVTGADEQPQVLTKTLARDLLPDLRATNGWVQEKVEGAAVAGNGKLYVVTDNDGLDDASGETVFLEMMAP
- a CDS encoding TetR/AcrR family transcriptional regulator, producing the protein MSTRARTYGGATSGERRSKRRAALMDAALGLVGEVGVGGITVRGVCSAARLNDRYFYESFRTTDELLLALFDEQIALASTVMLAAIAQNPPDPMVRARAAIGTGLRHLTADPRRGPLLIGSQATEGLRARRRDLIKSLAQIMAEQGRALLAGQQALDPDLDLAALTLVAGGFDLVTGWLQGEPDITREHLENFLVAMVTAPRVSGTPD
- a CDS encoding fumarylacetoacetate hydrolase family protein, yielding MRLGRIASPDGVAFVSIEGDAGQETCQEIAEHPFGTPTFTGRAWPLADVRLLAPILASKVICMGKNYAAHAAEMGGVAPDDPVIFLKPNTAIVGPGVPIQLPAGANPVHHEGELAAVIGRPCKDVPAARAAENILGYTIANDVSARDQQKHDGQWTRAKGHDTFCPVGPWIVTDLDPSDLELRTEVNGQVRQQSSTALMIHDIGAIIEWVSSVMTLLPGDLILTGTPEGVGPLEDGDTVSVTVSGIGTLTNPVVRKGK